Part of the Acomys russatus chromosome 19, mAcoRus1.1, whole genome shotgun sequence genome, TCACAATATACACGCAGTCACAGCTGCCTTAGAGTTTCCCACCCAAATGCAGAGTTCAGGAAAATGAAGTGGGGGGTAGGTGGAGGGGGGTGTCGTGTTTGACTTCTCACAGGGAGGAACTCAAGACACCCCTCACCCTACAGCTCCTGGGGCCTCTTTAAGGTGAGAGCCCACAGCTTCTTCCCTGGCTGGCCATCCATCCACAGACTGGCAAGCCCTAGGCTTTTCTGGCCAGGTGTGCAACTTAGGCCTGTTGTAAGGATTTCAGGGTACCGCTGCCATGGCGGCTGATTTCCCTGCCAAGCTCCTGTACCAccatccttttctctttcacCTTCAGGAGCCTGGTTCTGGAACGATGACATAGAGGACCATGAGGAGGAAGATGACGAGGACTTCCTTGCTGAGATGGCAGAGGAGGAGAATGAGCCACCAGGGCTGTGGTCTGCTGCCTACGGCGTGGGGGATGTGCCTGGGACTTGGGGCCCTGACGACTCAGATTTGGCACAGACTCCAGAGGGCTGGGGACCCAACCCGGGCAGTCTCGGTATCCTGGCAGAAGAGTTTGAAGCAAAACATTTCCTGTCCAGCAGGGAGCCTGGGGAAAACTTTCTGGCGCCCTGGGCTTTTCCTGCAGTGACCGTCCCCATCGGACATCCGGAGACCACTTGCGACGTGTGCGGCAAAGTGTTCCCGCACCGTTCGCGCCTGGCCAAGCACCAGCGTTATCACGCGGCCGTCAAGCCCTTTGGCTGTGAGGAGTGTGGCAAGGGCTTTGTGTACCGCTCGCACCTGGCCATCCACCAGCGTACTCATACCGGCGAGAAGCCCTTCCCGTGCCCGGACTGCGGCAAGCGCTTCGTCTACAAGTCGCACCTGGTCACGCACCGGCGCATCCACACGGGCGAGCGGCCCTACCGCTGCGCCTTCTGCGGCGCGGGCTTCGGGCGACGCTCCTACCTGGTGACCCACCAGCGCACGCACACGGGCGAGAGGCCCTATCCGTGCCTCCACTGCGGCCGTAGCTTCAGCCAGAGCTCAGCGCTTGCCCGCCACCAGGCTGTGCACACCGCTGATCGCCCTCACTGCTGCCCAGACTGCGGCCAGGCCTTCCGCCTGCGCGCCGACTTCCAGCGTCACCGGCGGGGCGGTGGCTGCACGGAGCCCAGCAGCGGCGATGGCGCACGGATGGCTCCCCACGAGGTGGAGATGGCAGTCGCAACTGTAGCCACGGCGGAGCCGGAGGAAGTGGAGGCCCGGCCCGCAGAGAGTGAGGAGCCCAAGGGTGGCGTCCCAGATGGAGACACAGAGGCTGAAGCCAGAGAAGATGAGGAGGTGGTGGCAGCTGCGACGGCAGAGGCGACTGTCCCCAACAGCAAGAAGGACCTCGAGCCAGACAGGCGGTTCCGTGAGATGGGCAACGGCCTGGCTGAGGGCGAAGGGCCTTCCTCGCACCCGCTCGGCTTCCACTTTCCCATGCACCCCAAGTCGTGGCTGCATCCAGACAGTTTCCCCATACTGGGGTTCCCCGAATTCTCTGAACGGCTGCAGGCCGATGGGCACCTTCTCTCCCGGCCTCTGGCTGCCCCGCTGTCCTTACAGGGCGCGGGGTTGGCTTGCGACCCGTTCCGCAGCGCGGGCTCAGGAGGTGGGCCGGATGGTGGCCTGCGAGCCTTCGCGCCCGCCGTCGGGTCACTGCTGTCGGAGCCCGCGCCCGCCGCGCTGGCGGAGGAGGAGAGCCCGTGGATCTGTTCGGACTGCGGCAAAACGTTCGGGCGGCGGGCGGCGCTGGCCAAGCACCAGCGCTACCACGCGGGCGAGCGGCCGCACCGCTGCGCCGACTGCGGCAAGAGCTTCGTGTATGGCTCGCACCTGGCGCGCCACCGGCGCACGCACACGGGCGAGCGGCCCTTCCCGTGCCCGGAGTGCGGCGCTCGCTTTGCCCGGGGCTCGCACCTGGCGGCGCACGTGCGCGGCCACACGGGCGAGAAGCCGTTCGTGTGCGGCGTGTGCGGGGCGGGCTTCAGCCGGCGCGCGCACCTCACGGCGCACGGGCGCGCGCACACGGGCGAGCGGCCCTACGCGTGCGGCGAGTGCGGCCGGCGCTTCGGCCAGAGCGCGGCGCTAACGCGGCACCAGTGGGCGCACGCCGAGGAGAAGCCGCACCGCTGCCCTGACTGCGGCAAGGGCTTCGGCCACAGCTCGGACTTCAAGCGGCACCGCCGCACGCACACCGGTGAGAAGCCGTTCCGCTGCGCCGACTGCGGCCGCGGCTTCGCGCAGCGCTCCAACCTCGCCAAGCACCGGCGCGGCCACACGGGCGAGCGGCCCTTTCCCTGCCCCGAGTGCGGCAAGCGCTTCTCTCAGCGCTCGGTGCTCGTGACGCACCAACGCACGCACACGGGAGAGCGGCCGTACGCGTGTGCCAACTGCGGCCGGCGCTTCTCGCAGAGCTCGCACCTGCTCACGCACATGAAGACGCACCGTGGGCAGGGGGGCGCGCAGGCACAGAACACCTCCACCAAGGCCCCTGCGCCTGCCAAGGCAACGCCGCCACCCCCACCGCCACCGGGCTCGGGTTCTGGGTCCGGAACGCTGCTCGAGTTCGCGGGAGGAACCAGCTTCGGCTCTGATCCCGCCTCGTTCGCCGGACCCTCGGGCACCTGTGAGGAGAGCGTCCTATGAGACCTGTTGAAGCGCGCGGCGCCCCCAGCTCCTTAGCAGGCTGAGGATTCCCAATTTTGGTTGTCCGAGGTCTCTCTCGCCCCGAGCTTCAGATCTCACTTGGGCGCGTGGGCGCCACCATGATCAAGAACGCCCCATCTCTGGATCTGTGCTACAGGGATGTTGGGCAAGGCCACTAAGTTCATCGTGAATTCCGATTCAGGTGGATGGTAGAGCCTGTGGCTTGGGAGCCTGTCATCCGGCTTTCTGACACATCTGGGTATCTTGGTGGGTTTGGCCTCTTCCCATTCTCTCTGGGAGATTCGAGAACCGTCTTCCGGTCACTTTAGTGTGTCCAATAAGTTTTCAGGACCTAGTTCGTGGCAGGCAGGAGCGTCAATGGGTCTGGGGGAGGAATGGAGGTGCAAATAGGGAACACTTTTGTTCTGTCGACTGTGAGTATTTATTTCCATCTCTTATACGACCTGAAGAGTGTGGGGAGGAGTTGAAAAAGCAAGATACCAAGTGGTTAGCCAAGTCCCCAGGGAGCTGGAAGCCTTAGTCTTTGGAAACCCTCATTGCAACCCCTAAACACAGGTCTGTCAAGCACTGGCTACAAGGTGTAGGTTTTGTTATTGGTATCCACTCTAAAGTTGTTGGTTGTCTAGTGGCTGCAAATGGCACACATGGACATCTTTGGAGTGCCTAGTGTGACCTAGTCCCCAGACTTTAGTTTCCTAGCAGAGCCCTCCTCACTGGAGCAGGTGCCTGCGGATGGGTCCCTGTGCTCTGGCAGCCTTTCACAGCACTGGGGCGGGGTCCAGGAATCTTCTTCCTCAGCCTTTAATAAGGGCCCTACATCCTCTGCCAACCACCTCGTTCTGCTTCTGCCGTGACCCTACTCTAGAAGCAGTTAGTGAGCCCGTGGCTCACAGTGGGATTGGCAGCTCGCACAGTGAACTTGAGCTCACAGCGCCTTACTATGCAAGGCCCTCGCACACAGGGTGGATAGCTAACTCCCCAACCCTAGACTGTTGGCATCCCAGGTGTGGCTCAGACgagcccctcccaccctccatgaATTACAGGCCAAGGTAACTGGGAGCTAGAGAAGGGAGGTGTCCACCCAACTGCATTCCCTTTTAGATCTAGATCCTTTGTAGTAGTGTAGACACGCCCTTGGGGCCAAAGGGCTAACAGGCAGGCTGCAAGGTGCTGGGTGGGTAGTCCATGGGTGGGAGGAGAGCCTGGCCAGGTGAGGTGCaatggagagagagacatgggTCCTGACTGGTCAGCAGTGGCCTCTctgtcccccttttcttctctttctcttctgaaacACGACAGACTGTGAGGGTGCCATCCCCATCCCTCCTGGTCCCCAGCGGTCTCCACCCTGCCCGCTCTGCTATGGGCAGGGGGACCTAGCTTTAATAAAGACGGAGAAAACAAGCTCTGGGACTGGACTCTTCTGCCCTACCTTGCTGTCCATCAGGGATGCTCACTCTGCAAGGCCCTTCCCCGTTCTGACATGTTTTCCCCCTTCTCAGGAACCAGGGTTGATTCTGGCGTGGCGTGTCATGAGTTTGGTCTGTGCCTACAGCGTCTTGCTGGGCTACCTCACACTGCCCTGACTTTCAGGGTATGACCATGTTGGGGATTATTTTGGCTAATATTCCAGCTTTAAAGAGATCCTTGTCTCCTTTCGTGGAGTGCAGGCCCATGCTTGGCCTTCGCTCAGGGACTCCATGCCACGTGGCTTGCCTACTCCAAATCCACGCAGGCATGACCAAGCACAACCCAGAGTTCCCAAAACAACCCCCTTCAAGCTGGCTTGTTTTACTCAGTCTCTGCAATCTCATCTTTTCCCAGTGGGTTTGAGAAAATACGCAAATATGGTTCGAGGAATCAAGATAAAGGAAATTAGTATCTCCATTAAAACAAGCAGGCCAGCTGGGGTTGTAGGCTAGTTGGTACAGTGCCTGTCCAGTATTCCCGCTtttccctagccctaaccctagacTCCATAAGCCGGGCATGGTTGGTGCACACTtgttgtcccagcacttgggaag contains:
- the Znf316 gene encoding zinc finger protein 316 — translated: MAALHSTPDSPATQLEPAEDGAECGADPEEEEEDEEEEEEEREEAEVDEEPGEVVEEEEMATQVQEEVAEAEVKANSEHSGGGDDDDDDDDDDGVEEVPAEEQRLSAGTQERLEPPVLQGKALQASQVSPTAQDEDLEEEEEEEEDEHFLTQGLVTFEDVAVYFSLEEWERLDVGQRDLYREVMQENYGILVSLGYPIPKPDLIFHLEQGEEPWVPDSPHPEDGDIVTGVYTGAWFWNDDIEDHEEEDDEDFLAEMAEEENEPPGLWSAAYGVGDVPGTWGPDDSDLAQTPEGWGPNPGSLGILAEEFEAKHFLSSREPGENFLAPWAFPAVTVPIGHPETTCDVCGKVFPHRSRLAKHQRYHAAVKPFGCEECGKGFVYRSHLAIHQRTHTGEKPFPCPDCGKRFVYKSHLVTHRRIHTGERPYRCAFCGAGFGRRSYLVTHQRTHTGERPYPCLHCGRSFSQSSALARHQAVHTADRPHCCPDCGQAFRLRADFQRHRRGGGCTEPSSGDGARMAPHEVEMAVATVATAEPEEVEARPAESEEPKGGVPDGDTEAEAREDEEVVAAATAEATVPNSKKDLEPDRRFREMGNGLAEGEGPSSHPLGFHFPMHPKSWLHPDSFPILGFPEFSERLQADGHLLSRPLAAPLSLQGAGLACDPFRSAGSGGGPDGGLRAFAPAVGSLLSEPAPAALAEEESPWICSDCGKTFGRRAALAKHQRYHAGERPHRCADCGKSFVYGSHLARHRRTHTGERPFPCPECGARFARGSHLAAHVRGHTGEKPFVCGVCGAGFSRRAHLTAHGRAHTGERPYACGECGRRFGQSAALTRHQWAHAEEKPHRCPDCGKGFGHSSDFKRHRRTHTGEKPFRCADCGRGFAQRSNLAKHRRGHTGERPFPCPECGKRFSQRSVLVTHQRTHTGERPYACANCGRRFSQSSHLLTHMKTHRGQGGAQAQNTSTKAPAPAKATPPPPPPPGSGSGSGTLLEFAGGTSFGSDPASFAGPSGTCEESVL